One Malania oleifera isolate guangnan ecotype guangnan chromosome 9, ASM2987363v1, whole genome shotgun sequence DNA segment encodes these proteins:
- the LOC131163559 gene encoding putative disease resistance protein RGA4: protein MAETILFGLAQTFLEKLGSRAFQEIGLAWAVEDEIQKLNTTVSTIKDVLLDAEEQSSHNCNQITTWLQMLQDAIYDADDLIDHFFATVLQQQGRTQNKLARKVCIFFSSSNQIAFGLKMGQRIKATRESLNELARVKNQFNLTDRSVESRPFKYRPSGQTHSFVPRELVIGREDDKNKIMDLLLESNPVAVGDNVSIIPIVGIGGLGKTTFAQYVYNDEKIGEHFVLKMRVCVSNDFNVKRIVENVLESATKKKPERLQMDALQNRLREEIGGKKYLLMLDDVWNENYGYWHELKNLLMVGASGSKIIVTTRSLEVAGITGRRVQPYVLKGLDEERSWDLFKKIAFQSGGEPQNREQVEIGKEIVRKCSGVPLAIRTLGSLLCSQDTNYWLSIKNKDFSNIDQEENDIIPVLRLSYDDLPSYLKHCFAYCSVYPKDFEIKKQTLIQLWMGNGFLHSQDGKQCAEEIGDQYFTELLRRSFFQDVKRNEWDDDIVSCKMHDLMQDLAKSVAGKGICFGTLEAADITAKTCHLSFHFESEGSSIEIQSPLFNAGKRLRTFLLPSRSIFSTTQVSETCRRKLISRFRCLRVLDLHDQEIQMLPGSIGKLKQLRYLDLSRNYSMKRLPESITRLVNLQTLKLSGCVGLEELPRDIKNLVNLRHLYLDGCRSLKGMPRGVGQLSCLRTLSQFVVGVGQLSCLRTLSQFVVGENATTSGGLSELEGLNNLEGKLTIVLGRKKKNAAAAASASGAILKEKQHLRELYLNWKRERNADEEGYDYDYESVLESLWPHPNLEKLEIFAFGGRRWASWMMHDNMRSLNLVDIRLRECHECQHLPSFGQLPHLKFLSLRSMRSVEYMEESWKEYKSSTNPPSNNAASISAAAAEENANLVTGLPFFPALEQLELFHMGNLKGWWREEVTDSGTATATATGTATGGVRQQQPLLVVPLLSFPRLIKLKINACPKLTSMPLYPSVEELDLEGVGARVLTQQPTKKATTTTSALTQESRLIATVAAASSSSSSLPSSASFIPSFPFSNLRSLDITEIGDLESLPEEWPRNLTSLQGLSISGCPRLLSLGDEEGFRGLTSLRHLRILGCDGLKALPPRGIQHLISLEALEIHGCKEMELSNDDDEDDKQWENLNKSLRKVRIIGIPKMMRLPKWLKHSTSLQALRINDCPGVRNLPEWMGSLTSLRELTLMKCPRLESLPDGMHSLASLQYLNIWRCPILEEKCKKDGGEDWPKIARISHFSTAFPPPWVLQQDA from the exons ATGGCTGAAACAATTTTATTTGGCTTGGCTCAGACCTTCCTTGAAAAGTTGGGCTCTCGGGCTTTTCAAGAGATTGGATTGGCGTGGGCTGTCGAAGATGAAATCCAAAAACTCAATACCACAGTTTCCACAATCAAGGATGTGCTTTTGGATGCGGAGGAGCAGAGCAGCCATAACTGCAACCAGATCACAACTTGGCTTCAAATGCTTCAAGATGCAATTTATGATGCAGATGATTTGATCGATCATTTCTTTGCCACAGTTTTGCAGCAACAAGGGAGGACCCAAAACAAACTAGCGAGAAAGGTATGCATTTTCTTTTCGAGCTCCAATCAGATTGCTTTTGGTCTGAAAATGGGTCAGAGGATTAAGGCTACAAGGGAGAGTCTGAATGAACTTGCAAGGGTTAAGAACCAATTCAACTTAACTGATCGCTCCGTGGAGTCTAGACCATTTAAATATAGGCCGAGTGGGCAAACTCATTCCTTTGTTCCAAGAGAGCTAGTTATTGGGAGGGAagatgataaaaataaaataatggatCTTTTATTGGAGAGCAATCCCGTTGCCGTTGGAGATAATGTTTCAATCAttccaattgttggaattggggGCCTAGGGAAGACTACTTTTGCTCAATATGTGTACAATGATGAGAAAATTGGAGAACATTTTGTGCTAAAAATGAGGGTTTGTGTGTCAAATGATTTTAATGTGAAGAGAATTGTTGAAAATGTTTTAGAATCTGCAACTAAGAAGAAACCTGAGCGCCTTCAGATGGATGCACTGCAAAATCGGCTTCGGGAAGAAATTGGTGGTAAGAAATACTTGCTCATGTTAGACGACGTGTGGAATGAGAATTATGGGTATTGGCATGAATTAAAAAATTTGCTAATGGTCGGTGCAAGTGGAAGTAAGATTATAGTAACAACTCGAAGTCTTGAGGTTGCAGGAATTACCGGCAGGCGGGTTCAACCATATGTTTTAAAAGGTCTTGATGAGGAGAGATCTTGGGATTTGTTTAAGAAAATAGCATTTCAATCAGGTGGAGAGCCACAAAACCGAGAACAAGTGGAAATTGGGAAGGAGATTGTAAGAAAGTGTTCAGGCGTTCCTCTTGCCATACGGACTTTGGGAAGCCTGTTGTGCTCCCAAGATACCAATTACTGGTTATCCATTAAAAATAAAGACTTTTCAAATATAGATCAAGAAGAAAATGATATTATACCCGTCTTGAGGTTGAGTTATGATGACCTCCCATCATATTTAAAGCACTGCTTTGCTTACTGCTCAGTGTATCCCAaagattttgaaattaaaaagcaAACCTTGATCCAACTTTGGATGGGAAACGGTTTTCTTCATTCACAGGATGGAAAACAATGTGCAGAAGAGATTGGGGATCAGTATTTTACGGAGCTATTAAGAAGGTCCTTTTTTCAAGATGTAAAAAGAAATGAATGGGATGATGATATAGTGAGTTGTAAAATGCACGATCTGATGCAGGACCTTGCAAAATCTGTTGCTGGGAAAGGAATTTGTTTTGGGACCTTAGAGGCAGCAGATATTACAGCAAAGACATGTCACCTATCATTTCATTTTGAATCGGAAGGTTCATCGATCGAAATTCAATCTCCATTGTTCAATGCAGGTAAGCGGTTGAGAACGTTTCTTTTGCCATCCCGTTCAATTTTTTCAACCACACAAGTGAGCGAAACATGTCGCCGAAAGCTTATTTCGAGATTCAGGTGCCTACGCGTGTTGGATTTGCATGATCAGGAGATCCAAATGTTACCAGGTTCAATTGGGAAGTTGAAGCAACTAAGGTATCTTGACCTTTCTAGGAATTACAGTATGAAACGACTCCCTGAATCTATTACTCGCCTAGTGAATTTACAGACATTGAAGCTCTCTGGTTGTGTTGGACTCGAAGAATTGCCGAGGGATATTAAGAATTTAGTCAACCTGCGGCATCTTTATTTGGATGGGTGTCGGAGTTTGAAAGGTATGCCCCGCGGAGTGGGGCAGTTGTCTTGCCTTCGAACGTTGAGTCAGTTTGTGGTGGGCGTGGGGCAGTTGTCTTGCCTACGAACGTTGAGCCAGTTTGTGGTGGGCGAGAATGCAACCACAAGCGGTGGACTCAGCGAGTTGGAAGGGTTAAATAATCTGGAAGGGAAGTTGACGATTGTGCTTGGGAGAAAGAAGAAAAATGCAGCCGCAGCAGCATCAGCATCGGGAGCGATTTTAAAGGAGAAGCAACACCTTCGAGAGCTGTATTTGAACTGGAAGCGGGAAAGGAATGCGGATGAGGAGGgttatgattatgattatgaatCAGTATTGGAAAGCCTCTGGCCACACCCAAATCTGGAAAAGTTGGAAATATTTGCGTTTGGTGGAAGAAGGTGGGCCAGTTGGATGATGCATGATAACATGCGCTCCTTAAATCTTGTTGACATTAGATTGCGGGAATGTCATGAGTGCCAACATCTCCCATCATTTGGTCAGCTTCCACATCTTAAGTTTCTTTCTCTTCGTTCCATGAGGTCAGTGGAGTACATGGAGGAGAGTTGGAAAGAATACAAGTCGTCAACGAACCCCCCGTCTAACAATGCGGCCTCAAtatcagcagcagcagcagaagaaAATGCAAATTTGGTGACAGGGCTACCATTCTTCCCTGCCCTTGAACAACTTGAACTCTTCCATATGGGAAATTTGAAGGGATGGTGGAGGGAGGAAGTGACAGATAGTGGTACTGCTACTGCTACTGCTACTGGTACTGCTACTGGTGGTGTGAGGCAACAACAGCCGCTACTAGTAGTACCATTACTATCATTTCCCCGTCTTATTAAATTGAAGATAAATGCATGTCCTAAGCTGACATCCATGCCTCTGTATCCATCTGTTGAAGAGCTGGATTTGGAAGGAGTTGGTGCGAGGGTGTTAACCCAACAGCCAACAAAAAAGGCGACGACGACGACGTCTGCATTAACACAAGAAAGCCGCCTAATTGCAACAGTTGCAGCCGCCTCCTCCAGCTCCTCTTCTCTTCCTTCATCTGCTTCTTTCATCCCATCATTCCCTTTTTCCAATTTGAGGTCTCTGGATATAACAGAAATTGGGGATTTGGAATCTCTACCGGAGGAGTGGCCTCGAAACCTCACTTCTCTACAGGGATTGAGCATTAGTGGGTGCCCTAGGCTACTGAGCTTGGGAGACGAAGAAGGGTTCAGAGGCTTAACCTCTCTGCGGCATCTCCGGATTTTAGGATGTGATGGCCTGAAGGCTTTGCCTCCTCGTGGCATTCAACATCTAATTTCCCTGGAGGCCCTCGAGATTCATGGTTGCAAAGAGATGGAATTGTCAAATGATGATGACGAAGATGATAAGCAATGGGAGAATCTCAACAAGAGCCTCAGGAAAGTGAGAATTATAGGAATTCCAAAAATGATGCGTCTCCCTAAGTGGCTTAAGCATTCCACATCTCTGCAGGCTTTAAGGATTAATGACTGCCCTGGTGTGAGGAATTTACCGGAGTGGATGGGCAGCCTCACCTCACTTCGAGAGCTTACACTAATGAAGTGCCCCCGACTAGAATCACTTCCAGATGGGATGCATTCCCTTGCCTCTTTACAATATCTCAATATTTGGAGGTGCCCTATCTTAGAAGAGAAATGCAAAAAGGACGGTGGGGAGGATTGGCCTAAGATTGCTCGCATCTCGCATTTTTCAACAGCATTCCCTCCCCCGTG GGTTTTGCAGCAGGATGCATGA